The proteins below come from a single Clarias gariepinus isolate MV-2021 ecotype Netherlands chromosome 17, CGAR_prim_01v2, whole genome shotgun sequence genomic window:
- the LOC128545490 gene encoding protocadherin alpha-2-like produces the protein MVAPDSARAAWVKALLLLCLWDLCYGQISYSVSEEAKKGTVVGNLAKDLNLNVQELESRMFQLVTGSNTKYFEVNRKSGLLLVNDRIDREELCESKQKCVLNVEANIHNPHKLYRVEINILDINDNFPVFPDPTLVLKISENVLPGDRFPLTTASDMDIGSNSVKTYKINSNEHLSLDSQSDSVELVLQKSLDRERESIINLVLTAVDGGTPPRSGTMQIVINIQDINDNNPVFSKPLYRASINENASPGAKVLTVSASDADEGNNGEVSYSILSDARNSAINLFSINPVSGDITVKGNIDYEQSPAIELRIQAQDKGLPLRMSRCKVLIEVVDVNDNAPEISVTLLMSSVSEDIKPGTDVALITVSDEDSGKKGKVDCKILAPSPFKLQVSYKNSYTLVVNEALDREQVSQYNITVLANDEGTPSLSNSHVITVHVSDVNDNAPLFPAAVINISVKENSPVGGLMASLTARDLDIGENALVSYSLIDTESSRVSNLMNINSHTGELYSLKTFDYEETKRFQFKVQASDSGVPPLSSNVTVNMFILDENDNSPVFLPPYSEPGSVNTENIPYSAEAGYFVAKVRAVDADSGYNALISYHLTEAKGTNLFRIGTSTGEIRTKRQMSDNDLKTHPLIITVSDNGEPSLSTTMSFEVVVVENLDNLQPSLRQVPVKEDNFSNLNLYLLIAIVSVSGIFLLSLIALIAAKCYGTDSSFSRSSVPVVTTLPDGSWSYSKSAQQYDVCFSSDTLKSDVVVFPTPFPPADAELISINEGDTFTRTQTLPTTGKVRPYLN, from the coding sequence ATGGTAGCACCGGACAGTGCTCGCGCTGCCTGGGTGAAGGCTCTGCTGCTGCTCTGTTTATGGGATTTGTGTTACGGTCAGATTTCGTACTCTGTTTCAGAGGAGGCCAAGAAGGGAACCGTTGTTGGAAATCTAGCGAAGGATCTTAATCTTAATGTACAGGAACTGGAATCGCGCATGTTTCAGCTTGTGACTGGATCTAACACCAAATATTTCGAGGTAAATCGGAAAAGCGGGCTTTTATTAGTTAATGACAGAATAGACCGAGAGGAGCTGTGTGAAAGCAAACAGAAATGCGTATTAAATGTTGAAGCGAATATTCACAATCCTCACAAGCTCTACCGTGTCGAAATTAATATACTAGACATTAATGATAATTTTCCGGTGTTTCCAGATCCAACACTTGTTTTGAAAATTAGTGAGAATGTCCTTCCAGGAGATCGGTTTCCCTTAACCACAGCGAGCGACATGGATATCGGTAGTAATTCAGTAAAAACCTATAAAATAAACTCAAATGAACATCTTTCTTTAGACTCGCAGAGTGATTCAGTTGAGCTCGTGCTTCAAAAATCtttagacagagaaagagaatcGATAATCAATCTCGTGCTGACTGCTGTAGACGGCGGGACTCCTCCCAGATCCGGAACAATGCAGATAGTTATAAATATACAGGACATAAATGACAACAACCCAGTGTTCAGCAAGCCTCTTTATAGAGCCAGTATCAATGAAAATGCTTCTCCCGGAGCTAAAGTACTTACAGTTTCAGCATCGGATGCAGACGAGGGAAATAACGGTGAAGTGTCTTACTCTATTCTAAGTGATGCCCGAAACTCGGCGATAAACTTATTTTCCATTAACCCTGTTTCTGGTGATATCACTGTCAAAGGTAATATTGATTATGAGCAGAGCCCCGCAATAGAACTCAGAATTCAAGCTCAGGACAAAGGCCTCCCTTTAAGAATGTCCAGATGTAAAGTGTTAATTGAAGTAGTGGATGTAAATGACAATGCACCAGAGATATCAGTGACTCTGCTCATGAGCTCCGTAAGCGAGGACATCAAACCTGGCACAGATGTTGCATTAATCACTGTATCAGATGAAGACAGTGGAAAGAAAGGCAAAGTTGATTGTAAAATCTTAGCACCGAGTCCTTTTAAATTACAGGTATCATATAAAAACTCTTATACTCTTGTTGTGAATGAAGCCTTGGACAGAGAGCAGGTCTCACAATATAATATTACAGTTCTAGCTAATGATGAAGGAACTCCTTCCCTCTCGAACAGTCACGTTATAACAGTTCATGTCTCTGATGTGAATGATAACGCGCCTTTATTTCCTGCAGCGGTGATAAACATTAGCGTGAAAGAGAATAGTCCAGTTGGTGGCCTGATGGCATCACTAACGGCACGTGACTTAGACATCGGTGAGAATGCACTTGTTTCATATTCATTAATTGATACAGAGAGCAGCAGAGTGTCAAATCTGATGAACATTAACTCACACACCGGTGAACTGTACAGTCTGAAGACTTTCGATTATGAAGAAACAAAACGATTTCAGTTCAAAGTTCAGGCATCTGACTCTGGTGTCCCTCCTCTAAGTAGTAACGTgactgtaaacatgtttatcCTGGATGAGAATGACAACAGTCCAGTTTTTCTTCCTCCATATTCTGAACCTGGATCAGTAAACACTGAGAACATTCCCTACTCTGCTGAAGCGGGCTATTTTGTGGCTAAAGTCAGAGCTGTAGATGCTGATTCAGGTTATAATGCATTAATATCTTATCATCTAACTGAAGCAAAGGGAACGAATCTCTTCCGGATTGGAACCAGTACAGGAGAAATAAGGACTAAAAGACAAATGAGTGACAATGACTTAAAAACTCACCCTCTTATCATCACTGTCTCGGATAATGGAGAACCTTCACTGTCCACAACTATGAGTTTTGAAGTTGTTGTTGTGGAAAATCTGGACAACCTACAGCCTTCACTAAGACAAGTGCCAGTAAAGGAGGATAATTTTTCTAATCTAAATCTCTATCTGCTCATCGCTATTGTCTCAGTGTCAGGGATCTTTTTACTGAGCCTCATTGCTTTAATAGCAGCTAAATGCTACGGGACAGACAGCAGTTTCAGCAGGTCCAGTGTTCCAGTGGTCACTACACTCCCTGACGGAAGCTGGTCTTACTCTAAATCTGCTCAGCAGTATGATGTGTGTTTTAGCTCAGACACACTAAAGAGTGACGTAGTGGTTTTTCCCACTCCATTTCCTCCTGCAGACGCAGAGCTGATCAGCATTAATGAAGGTGACACTTTTACTCGAACTCAGACTCTTCCCACCACTGGGAAGGTAAGACCATACTTAAATTAA
- the LOC128505537 gene encoding protocadherin alpha-2-like yields the protein MANSARAAWMKALLLLCLWDLCSAQISYSVSEEAKKGTVVGNLAKDLNLNVQELESRMFQLVTGSNSKYFEVNRKSGLLLVNDRIDREELCESKQKCVLNVEAMIHNPHKLYRLEINILDINDNSPVFPDQTFVLEISENVLQGDRVPLKTARDMDIGVNSVKNYKINSNENFSLDVQSAAQQKVSAELVLQKSLDREKESVIRLVLTAVDGGTPPKSGTMQIVINVLDINDNSPIFMKPLYKVKVDENVSVGTKILSVSASDADEGVNSEVSYSIVSDDGDLFFINSVSGDITLKGNLDFEEHPALELIIQAQDKGHSSRKSTCKVLIEVVDVNDNAPEISVTLLMSSVSEDIKPGTDVALITVSDKDSGKNGKVDCKISAPSPFKLQSSYKNYYSLLLNEPLDREQVSQYNITVLANDEGTPSLSGSHVITVHVSDVNDNAPLFPAAVINISLKENSPVGGLLASLTSRDLDIGENALVSYSLIDTESSRVSNLMNINSHTGELYSLKSFDYENTKRLPFKVQATDSGVPPLSSNATINVFILDENDNSPVFLPPYSEPGSVNTENIPYSAEAGYFVAKVRAVDADSGYNALLSYHITEPKGTNLFRIGTSTGEIRTKRRMSDSDLKTHPLIITVSDNGEPSLSTTMSIEVVVVENLDNLQPSLRQVPVKEDNSSNLNLYLLIAIVSVSVIFLLSLIALIAAKCYGTEGGFSRSSVPVVTTHPDGSWSYSKSTQQYDVCFSSDTLKSDVVVFPSPFPPADAELISINEGDTFTRTQTLPSTGKVRRFIILNYLLKS from the exons ATGGCTAACAGTGCTCGCGCTGCCTGGATGAAGGCTCTGCTGCTGCTCTGTTTATGGGATTTGTGCTCCGCTCAGATTTCGTACTCCGTTTCAGAGGAGGCCAAGAAGGGAACCGTTGTTGGAAATCTAGCGAAGGATCTTAATCTTAATGTACAGGAACTGGAGTCGCGCATGTTTCAGCTTGTGACTGGATCTAACAGCAAATATTTCGAGGTAAATCGGAAAAGCGGGCTTTTATTAGTTAATGACAGAATAGACCGAGAGGAGCTGTGTGAAAGCAAACAGAAATGCGTTTTGAATGTTGAAGCGATGATCCACAATCCTCACAAGCTCTACCGTCTCGAAATTAATATACTAGACATTAATGATAACTCTCCAGTGTTTCCAGATCAAACATTTGTTTTGGAAATTAGTGAGAATGTGCTACAGGGAGACCGTGTTCCCTTAAAAACCGCACGTGACATGGACATTGGTGTTAATTCagtaaaaaactataaaattaaCTCAAATGAGAATTTCTCATTGGATGTACAAAGCGCTGCACAACAGAAGGTTTCGGCTGAGCTCGTGCTTCAGAAATCTTTAGACCGGGAGAAAGAATCGGTGATCAGGCTCGTACTGACTGCTGTAGACGGCGGGACTCCTCCCAAATCCGGAACAATGCAGATAGTTATAAATGTGCTGGATATAAATGACAACAGTCCCATTTTTATGAAACCTCTTTACAAAGTCAAGGTTGATGAAAATGTCTCTGTAGGAACTAAAATCCTTTCCGTTTCCGCATCAGATGCAGACGAGGGGGTTAACAGTGAAGTGTCATACTCTATCGTAAGTGATGACGGAGATTTATTCTTCATAAATTCTGTTTCTGGAGATATTACATTGAAAGGTAATCTTGATTTTGAAGAACATCCTGCATTGGAACTCATAATTCAGGCTCAGGACAAAGGACATTCATCACGAAAATCTACATGTAAAGTGTTAATTGAAGTAGTGGATGTGAATGACAATGCACCAGAGATATCAGTGACTCTGCTCATGAGCTCCGTAAGCGAGGACATCAAACCTGGTACAGATGTTGCATTAATCACTGTATCAGATAAAGACAGTGGAAAGAATGGCAAAGTTGATTGTAAAATTTCGGCACCGAGTCCTTTTAAATTACAATCATCATACAAGAACTATTATTCTCTTCTTTTAAATGAACCTCTGGACAGAGAGCAGGTCTCACAATATAATATTACAGTTCTAGCTAATGATGAAGGAACTCCTTCCCTCTCGGGCAGTCATGTTATAACAGTACATGTCTCTGATGTGAATGATAACGCGCCTCTATTTCCTGCAGCGGTGATAAACATTAGCCTGAAAGAGAATAGTCCAGTTGGAGGCCTGTTGGCATCACTAACGTCACGTGACTTAGATATCGGTGAGAATGCACTTGTTTCATATTCATTAATTGATACAGAGAGCAGCAGAGTGTCAAATCTGATGAACATTAACTCACACACTGGTGAACTGTACAGTCTGAAGTCTTTCGATTACGAAAACACAAAACGACTTCCGTTCAAAGTTCAAGCCACTGATTCTGGTGTCCCTCCACTAAGTAGTAACGCaactataaatgtttttatcctGGATGAGAATGACAACAGTCCAGTTTTTCTTCCTCCTTACTCCGAACCTGGATCAGTAAACACTGAGAACATTCCCTACTCTGCTGAAGCGGGCTATTTTGTGGCTAAAGTCAGAGCTGTAGACGCTGATTCAGGTTATAATGCTCTATTATCTTATCATATAACTGAACCAAAGGGAACGAATCTCTTCCGAATCGGAACCAGTACAGGAGAAATAAGGACTAAAAGACGAATGAGTGATAGTGACTTAAAAACTCACCCTCTTATCATCACTGTCTCGGATAATGGAGAACCTTCACTGTCAACAACAATGAGTATTGAAGTTGTAGTTGTGGAAAATCTGGACAACCTGCAGCCTTCACTAAGACAAGTGCCAGTAAAGGAGGATAATTCTTCTAATCTGAATCTCTATTTACTCATCGCTATTGTCTCAGTGTCAGTGATCTTTTTATTAAGCCTCATCGCTTTAATAGCAGCAAAATGCTACGGGACAGAGGGCGGTTTCAGCAGGTCCAGCGTTCCAGTGGTCACTACACACCCTGACGGAAGCTGGTCTTACTCTAAATCCACTCAGCAGTATGATGTGTGTTTTAGCTCAGACACACTGAAGAGTGACGTAGTGGTTTTTCCCTCGCCATTTCCACCTGCAGATGCAGAGCTGATCAGCATTAATGAAGGAGACACTTTTACTCGAACTCAGACTCTTCCCAGCACAGGGAAGGTAAGACGAT ttattattctaaaTTATTTGTTGAAG AGCTAG
- the LOC128545488 gene encoding protocadherin alpha-2-like isoform X11, whose amino-acid sequence MVVPDTARAAWMKALLLLCLWDLCFAQISYSVSEEAKKGTVVGNLAKDLNLNVQELESRMFQLVTGSNTKYFEVNRKSGLLLVNDRIDREELCESKQKCVLNVEAMIHNPHKLYRVEINILDINDNSPVFPRQSVDLDISENVLPGDRFPLTMARDMDIGVNSLKTYKINTNEYFSLDIQSDSVELVLQKPLDRERESMIKLVLTAIDGGTPPRSGTMQIVINVQDINDNNPVFIKSLYKVKVNENTSVGTKILTVSASDADEGANSEVSYSIVSEEEISALNLFSINYLSGDITVKATIDYEKYSAVELRIQAQDKGQPSRRSRCKVLIEVVDVNDNAPEISVTLLMSSVNEDIKPGTDVALITVSDKDSGINGKVDCKILAPSPFKLQLSYKNSYALVVNEALDREQVSQYNATILANDEGTPSLSSSSVITVHISDVNDNAPLFPAAVINIRLKENSPVGGLLASLTAQDLDIGENALVSYSFIDTESSRVSNMMNINSHTGELYSQKTFDYEETKRFQFKVQASDSGVPPLNSNVTVNIFILDENDNSPIFLPPYSELGSVNTENIPYSAEAGYFVAKVRAVDADSGYNALLSYHITEPKGTNLFRIGTSTGEIRTKRRMSDNDLKTHPLIITVSDNGEPSLSTTMSIEVVVVENLDNLQPSLRQVPVKEDNFSDLNLYLLIAIVSVSVIFLLSLIALIAAKCYGSDGGFSRSSVPVVTTHPDGSWSYSKSTQQYDVCFSSDTLKSDVVVFPSPFPPADAELISINEGDTFTRTQTLPTTGKISTSRLYDSPA is encoded by the exons ATGGTTGTACCGGACACTGCTCGCGCTGCCTGGATGAAGGCTCTGCTGCTGCTCTGTTTATGGGATTTGTGTTTCGCTCAGATTTCGTACTCTGTTTCAGAGGAGGCCAAGAAGGGAACCGTTGTTGGAAATCTAGCGAAGGATCTTAATCTTAATGTACAGGAACTTGAGTCGCGCATGTTTCAGCTTGTGACTGGATCTAACACCAAGTATTTCGAGGTAAATCGGAAAAGCGGGCTTTTATTAGTTAATGACAGAATAGACCGAGAGGAGCTGTGTGAAAGCAAACAGAAATGCGTTTTGAATGTTGAAGCGATGATCCACAATCCTCACAAGCTCTACCGTGTCGAAATTAATATACTAGACATTAATGATAACTCTCCAGTGTTTCCACGTCAATCAGTTGATTTGGATATTAGTGAAAATGTTCTTCCGGGAGATCGGTTTCCTCTAACGATGGCGCGTGACATGGACATCGGTGTTAATTCACTGAAAACGTACAAAATAAACACGAATGAGTATTTTTCACTGGACATACAGAGTGATTCAGTAGAGCTCGTGCTTCAGAAACCTTtagacagggagagagaatcAATGATCAAACTCGTGCTGACTGCTATAGACGGCGGGACTCCTCCCAGATCCGGAACAATGCAGATAGTTATAAATGTGCAAGATATAAATGACAACAACCCAGTGTTCATTAAATCTCTGTATAAAGTCAAAGTCAATGAGAACACATCTGTAGGAACAAAAATCCTTACAGTTTCCGCATCAGATGCAGACGAGGGAGCCAACAGTGAAGTGTCCTACTCTATTGTGTCTGAAGAGGAAATCTCAGCATTAAACTTATTCTCCATCAATTATCTTTCCGGAGACATTACTGTTAAAGCTACTATTGACTATGAGAAATATTCTGCGGTTGAACTCAGAATTCAGGCTCAGGATAAAGGACAACCTTCAAGAAGGTCCAGATGTAAAGTGTTAATTGAAGTAGTGGATGTGAATGACAATGCACCAGAGATATCAGTGACTCTGCTCATGAGCTCTGTAAACGAGGACATCAAACCTGGCACAGATGTTGCATTAATCACTGTATCAGATAAAGACAGTGGAATAAATGGCAAAGTAGATTGTAAAATTTTGGCACCGAGTCCTTTTAAATTACAGTTATCATATAAAAACTCTTACGCTCTTGTTGTGAATGAAGCTTTAGACAGAGAGCAGGTCTCACAATATAATGCTACAATTCTAGCTAATGATGAAGGAACTCCTTCCCTCTCGAGCAGTAGTGTTATAACAGTTCATATCTCTGATGTAAATGATAACGCACCTTTATTTCCTGCAGCGGTGATAAACATTAGGTTGAAAGAGAATAGTCCAGTTGGAGGTCTGTTAGCATCTCTAACGGCACAAGACTTAGACATCGGGGAGAATGCACTTGtttcatattcatttattgATACAGAGAGCAGCAGAGTGTCAAATATGATGAACATTAACTCACACACTGGTGAACTGTACAGTCAGAAGACATTTGATTACGAAGAAACAAAACGATTTCAGTTTAAAGTTCAGGCATCTGACTCTGGTGTCCCTCCACTAAATAGTAACGTGACCGTAAACATTTTTATCCTGGATGAGAATGACAACAGTCcaatttttcttcctccttacTCTGAACTTGGATCAGTAAACACTGAGAACATTCCCTACTCTGCTGAAGCGGGCTATTTTGTAGCTAAAGTCAGAGCTGTAGACGCTGATTCAGGTTATAATGCTCTATTATCTTATCACATAACCGAACCAAAGGGAACGAATCTCTTCCGAATCGGAACCAGTACAGGAGAAATAAGGACTAAAAGACGAATGAGTGACAATGACTTAAAAACTCACCCTCTTATCATCACTGTCTCTGATAATGGAGAACCTTCACTGTCAACAACAATGAGTATTGAAGTTGTTGTTGTGGAAAATCTGGACAACCTGCAGCCTTCACTAAGACAAGTGCCAGTAAAGGAGGATAATTTTTCTGATCTGAATCTCTATCTGCTCATCGCTATTGTCTCAGTGTCAGTGATCTTTTTACTGAGCCTCATCGCTTTAATAGCAGCTAAATGCTACGGATCAGACGGTGGTTTCAGCAGGTCCAGCGTTCCAGTGGTCACTACACACCCTGATGGAAGCTGGTCTTACTCTAAATCCACTCAGCAGTATGATGTGTGTTTTAGCTCAGACACACTAAAGAGTGACGTAGTGGTTTTTCCCTCGCCGTTTCCACCTGCAGACGCAGAGCTGATCAGCATTAATGAAGGAGACACTTTTACTCGAACTCAGACTCTTCCCACCACTGGGAAG ATTTCCACATCACGTTTGTATGACTCTCCTGCATGA